In the Primulina tabacum isolate GXHZ01 chromosome 7, ASM2559414v2, whole genome shotgun sequence genome, GCAGAAGAAATACCAATGTGCAGTGCTGAAAAATGTGCTTACTAAGACAAAGAGTCCTTCATCACCAAGTCAGGAAACTCTGTTGAAGGAAAGTCATAAATATTTTGACGAGGTGATTATTTCTGTTCGTGCTGGAGACGGAGGACATGGTGCCATTCTTAATCTTCCTAACCAGAAGGAAACTTCTAAGTCTCAAAGAACATTCAGAAAGGACAAAACAAAGAAAAGGGATTCTTATAAGCGAGATTTTGATGGTTCACTTATCCTTCCGGTGGGTGGGCATGGGGGCGATGTCGTGATTTATGCGGATGAGAACACAGATACACTGTTGGAGTTTCACAAAAAGAGTCAGTACAATGCAAAACGTGGCGGGAATGTTGATTCGATGGGTGTCTTGTCCTCTCAGTTGCGTAATGGACTTGATGCCCCGACATTACGTGTTCCAGTACCTCTAGGTTTGTTGAGTCCATAAATGTTCATTCCAGAATGCCCTTTTTGTAGGAAAAAATGTAATCCAAATATGAAATCACTGCCTATGTTTTTTGTGAATTATATCAGGTACAGTTGCGAAAAACAAAAGAGGAAAGCTTTTAGCTGATTTAATCCATCCAGGTGACGAAGTAGTTGTCGTGAGGGGTGGACAAGGAGGGGTAAGGATCCGTGTTCTCAACCTTTTTACTGATTTTCAACTTGTAAAACTCGTGAATATTGGGTAAAAATTTTAATCTTGAAAGATTCTCTGTAATTGACATGTTAAAGCTTGTAACAGCATACTTTCAGATGTCAGAGTTGATCTGAAAATCCCATGTTTTCCTGAATTTTGCCCATCATTTTGGTTATGCCAGATCAGTTTGCTGGAAGCACCTGAGCACAGGAAGAAAAAATTGATGACTTTAACCACCAATATAATAAGAGACAACAGTGATAAGGTGAGGATTTTCATAGTTTTTTGTATCATCTGTTAAGATTTTGAATCCAAAATCTATTTCTTATGTTCTGTTGTTTTTCTGACTATACCTTAGGCTTTTGGTTTATTTAATCGTCCTTAGTGCTATTGCTTCTAAAAAGAATAGGAGAGTGTGACTGCAATTTTGTGATACCCTTAGTTTTCTTGTCTTGACACTTACTCAATTGATTCAGGTTCTAGTTCTTGGTCAGCCAGGAGAAGAGGTCACTATGCATTTAATACTGAGAATCGTTGCTGATGTTGGCCTTGTTGTAAGTATAACTTGTGTTTATATCCCAAATATTCCTCAATTTctcattattttcaaattttttactattttgtaaattttatgcTGAACTTTGATAAATATTGTTTTCTTAATTTCTAATTTGATGCCTTGTGATTTTAAGGGACTCCCAAATGCTGGAAAGTCGACCCTACTGGCAGCTATCACATGTGCAAAACCTGATATAGCTGATTATCCATTTACAACGTTGATGCCAAATCTAGGAAGCCTTAACGGTGATCCCAGCTTGGGGGCTGGGCAGTTTTCATCTCAGGCGACTTTGGCAGATTTGCCTGGCCTCATTGAAGGTGCGCATTTGGGAAAGGTATTCATTCTAGTTGTATTTCTTTTACAATCTCAGTGTTTATTTTTCGTACTTTGCATGTAAAGTTTCCTATTCTTTAGTATCTTAGTTTTGTGATTTTTAGTTCATTGATCAACTGTAATTTTATTCATACTCATTAATTTTCAGGGTCTTGGTCGCAACTTTTTGAGGCATTTGCGAAGGACTAGTATGTTGGTCCATGTTGTCGATGCAGCCGCTGAGGATCCTGTACGTGATTACAGGACAGTGAAAGAGGTAAGACACCAATCTCTACAAATCTGCGAACAACGGATTCTTGGTACTTCACTAAATCCTAATGCTTTTTACAAATTTAAATAGTGAGTGCTGATACATTTCATTCTATATGAATGTCTCTGGATATTATTTGTGGCTAGGATCATATCATATGCGATCCTATGAAGTTGTGAGTACCTCGATTTTTCAGGAACTGCGCATGTACAATCCTGATTACCTTGAACGACCTCACATTGTGGTTCTGAATAAAATTGACAAACCTGAGGTATTTGAGTTTTCTTTGCATTTAGAGATGTTCTTTTCTCGACGAAAAAAGGCTTTTCCCTTTACATGTTACCTATCCTAGTTAATCGGCTTATCCGCTCCATAGGCAATGGAAAGGTTTCcatatttaaaagaagaaataaagaGAATAGGACGTGATAAGATAGATTTGCAGAGCGGCTCTTCTTTTGAAACTGCTGCTTCTCTCAGTTCAACCGATGAAGGAAAGTTGAAGGAAATTGATGAATACCCCCGACCTCTTTCAGTCGTTGGTGTCAGTGTTTTGTaagttctttattttttttagtataTGCACAGCTTTCCATACATGTTCAATTGAATTCTTGATACATCAGATATGGTAATCTTCTTTATTTCCGATTATTGTGTTATAAAACGGAGACACTTGGAGATTATATTTGGGTTTTGAACAAGTCTGGAATAAACGTTTCTTTGTGTCATTTGATGCAGGAAAGGTATAAAGGTTAATGAAATGCTGAAGGAGATAAGGGCAGGCTTGCAGAAATGTAGAGAGAGTGCTGAATCAGAGCAAATGTCAGCAGCACCTTCATGAATCCATCCAGCAACGGTCTGGTTGATGATTTCAACTCTGGTTATGAAATTCATATTTCTCACACCTTACTTGAGCGCTCTCGCTCTCATTGGATGATTGGAAATTTCGGGTTTGCGAGACACATTACTGGTTGGTGCATTGTCTATCTAATAGTGCTCGGACTTGGGTGCCTTGAATGCCGCGAAAACCTCCACGACCTTTTGAGGGTCGCGACAACATGGGTTTGATCTTGCAGATTTGGTCATCATCTTGTTGGAAATGAGCCATTTTCACTATGTGGAGGAATTAATGTATTTATTGAAAAGCAAATGAATAGATAACTATAACTATATTAAACATGCGAACTTTCATATTGAATCTTTCATTAGTTAGACAGTGATTACTCGTTATAATCGGCTACTGTACCAAGAACAGCGATATCCCTTCAtagcaaaataataaaaaaagtgtccaagaaaagaaaaaagaactCATCAGATCAGGGCTTTTGATCCTCAATAGTTATCTTGTATGTCATAAATAAACTAATTGTAATACTCGCGAAGCATAATCAATAATTAACTTGTTAGGTTTTTTATAAGATGTTCTCACGAATTATTAGACGGGTTAATCATgatcatatttacaataataagtaataattttggtaaaaaaataaattttttcatggTTGATTCAAATAGGAGATCTATCTCATAAAATTTACTCGTGAGATTATCTCACAACAGTTTTTGtgtaattaaatataatatatatatgatccTTTATAAtatagaaatatatattttaaattttgtattttttggggaaaaaaagaTTTCTAGAAGGTGTTAAATGATCTTTTGGTGTCATTTCTAAAATTATCCTATCAAGCTTACGAAATATTTGAATGAAATTTAGATCACTTTACCTAATTTCCTAAAAAGACAAGAATATCCCACGCTGTACACCAACAAACTACACACAGAGTAGATAAAAACCATATAATGAtacttatatattattttatatagaatatattttaaagtaaattgACCATTAACTTACCATAAAATCATTTTGTGCatacaaattaattttttcGAAATGACAGATTTTGTCATactattatttcataaattaattatttaaacataaataatagataattgaagtgttaatatttttgaaatattatgttttatatatattaaaataattttaaaatcatcTGTTTGGTATCAAATAAAGATCATCTTGCTCGATTTATTTAGTATATAACCGCAATCGCTACCCTTTAGAAAAAGTTAATTAAACATCGAACTAATGCAATAAATTGCAAACTACATTGGATAAATCTTGTGTAATAGACTAACATGAAAGATATTGgtataaaaaatcaaattcataatCATTAGTCAAATGTTCATCTACCATACTAACTCAAACATCCTTTGACTAATATATTAACTTTTGAGAATACTAAAGTGGTGATCCTAATGTTTGCCATTATTACCAATCAACAAaggaaaatatatatacataagaAATTATGTTTTCTAGAATAATGTGCTTTTGTTACAATTTTATTTCGTATCATTGCCAGTTTAATTTTATAAAGTAACAGAAATTATAACGAGATTTATCATTAATGTTTTGAATTCGAGAGTATAATATGTGTGTACATCTAAATAATCGTGTGTGATTTGAATAAGCGccatttaaaaaaacatatcatttttaaactttttcTCCCATTTTAGATAATTACATCTATTTCTCTTAAGAATTTACATGTTTACAAAGAAATTCAATTATATTTGAATATCACATCTAAATCTCTTAGAGGTTTGtgaaaataacaaataaattcaataatttcaaaaattacaaCCACCACATCATGTTTTTCTTCATCTCATTTGACACCCTTAAGTTTGTATTTATCTTATATTTTTAGTTGTTAagtgtaaaataaatataaatttattttaagtgtAAACATTAATTTCGTAAAATAGCAGTTTCCCTCAGCAGTAATGTATAATGAACAATTTAAATATAGTGATAGATTATTGAATTACACTAGGAAAAACATCGACTTGCAGTGTAAACGTACACTTATTTTTGGTGGAAAAAATACACGAGGTTTTAAACAAGAGGAAACCCCAAAAATCTCGGAATTTGAACCTTTTTTTTTGTGATAAACATCATTAAATGGATTTGGATAGAATGATATCAATTCACTTAACCTAATAGACAAATACAATACGGCaaagaaaatttattattaGAAAATGAAAAGATTACCAGTGCTCAATTAATATCACCAAACATTAATTTATTACATATTAAACTTCTCAATATTCCAAATGagattatatataataataataataataataataataataataataacaatttatCTTGTTATTATGTATATAAAGAATCTTCGATCTTGGtatgattttgaaaaaaattatcataCTATATAATGTAAATATGTAATATTCCACGACAAACTACAAAAGTACTCATGCTTAGTGCCTCCATAGCTCCTTGTTCTTTGGAGGTATGaagaaaaaaagaagtaaaattAAAACTTATCTACTAAGGAAAATTCGAGGCAAGAGTGATGCATAAGGTGATGTCAACGTAATGAAATTGAGGCACATGATCAATTATCTTCTCAGTGATATACTCCTCCCTTGGCGCCACCTGAGCTCCATTTTTGCataatcatttttttctttatattGGGAAATATAAAGACACGATAAATCCAGTCTCTCTTGCCAAGTATAAGTCTACACTCCTCAGCCGGAGACACGTATGTGTTCAACCCTTCTCTATCTCTTCATTCACAACCCTTATGCGTCTATAAATTAATGGCGACCCTTTTCTTCTTTTCTTGCTCATCCAACACTgcaaacaaaaaaaatgttGAAATCGATTGCTCCTTCAGGGGGAGGAGAGAAAAGGGTTCGGAAAAGTAGTGCACAGGCTAGTTCAAGAAAGGGATGCATGAGAGGGAAGGGCGGCCCGGAGAACGCGTCTTGCACGTATAAAGGGGTGAGGCAGCGCACGTGGGGGAAATGGGTCTCCGAGATACGCGAGCCGAATCGCGGGCAGCGGGTCTGGCTCGGCACTTTCGACACCTCGTACGACGCCGCTGTGGCCTACGATGTCGCTGCGCGTAAGCTCTACGGCCCGGACACGAAGCTCAACCTACCCCATTTGTACCAGGGAAATCAGGACCAATCTCCTCCCGAGTCATGTCCTTCCACCGAGAGTCAAGAAAACGGTTCGAGTGCGGTAGCACCTGTGGATAGCGAGCAGGGTTCGGGTGAATTTGTGAGCGCGAGCGGGATTTTGAATAATCTGAATGTGAACTTGCCGGAGTTCGATGATTCGTCGTTGTGGGCTGAGGCGGCGAAGGATACTTCTTTCAGGATTGTGGATGATATGGGGGCTTTTGGCAGTAATTTGGACAGTGGAAAAGACAGTAATGGCGTGCCCTTCGCCTGGATCTTTtaaataagatatatatatatatatatatatatatattcatttgtAGTGAAATAGGTTTATATGTGTATATTATGTTAGAAAATCATACGATTTGTGCAGTGGATTATATGTAATTAAGGAGACTCTTTGATTAATCTAAACTGTTATGTGTAGTCTCTCGTGTGCAAGTTATTCTTTTGATTCATTAATTAGTGTTGAATTTGAGAAGCGTTTGATACAGTTGCTTTCTTTGTCTTTAAGAGGGAAGATTGCAATTTTAGTATTATAAGTTAAgtttcattaaataatttggTTTTTGTTCCGaagatatttaaattttttatttgatattaatatttttctaCATACATATTTCAACATATTTGAAATGTTAGTGTCGCTTTCTTTTAATAATGTAGCTTATGTCACGTTCCGGGATGggggttagttgacaccggcgttgctctcaaatttccattcgaaaacaacaagcatcataagtacaaaattcagaaaccagtcttttattcataatactgaatatctcaatgtctgatacaaactcaaatattttacagCGAAAATGTAAAACCGAACATAATATtgtcttaacagatgcagcggaatctAATTACATAAATCAGAACCGAAAaaaataacagtcttcttcaccagccccagaactgatgatgttcttcttcttctaacaattcttcctcgatcttatctgagatggatttggtgggtgagtgatatggttgtcactcagtaagcgggggcgggaataactctcagttttcaaaatcattttcatacagaaacagtaatatgaataatatacagaaattcttattttcataacagaaatcagtattcagtattccgaaatcagtaatcagtattcagtaatcagaAATTTAACAATTGAGCAcattcgtgaatttcatggctaaactgatatcagttcgctatatgttctctcctctaagggggaggccagtaatcagtaatcagtaatgttcagaatatatattcctaccattagttcactaagtttcagtgcttcaaaaatcagatatcagaaatcgaacatacagaaactttgctttaaaacataaatcatcaaactggattcaagatatttatacataagcccacttacagtagtTTGCcagagtttcggttgaagtctactggaaATCTGGTTGCTCTCGCTACTGAATTTTACAGCTCGAACaaggcactctcttagctcgaaaatttaagtaataatctcaagatttgtgtaacaccaattcaaagacttgagggtgttatttataggtcAAAATATGACTGTTAGACTCCCTATTAATGGTCATAATCTGcatttaacagcctttattc is a window encoding:
- the LOC142550930 gene encoding dehydration-responsive element-binding protein 2D-like, which produces MLKSIAPSGGGEKRVRKSSAQASSRKGCMRGKGGPENASCTYKGVRQRTWGKWVSEIREPNRGQRVWLGTFDTSYDAAVAYDVAARKLYGPDTKLNLPHLYQGNQDQSPPESCPSTESQENGSSAVAPVDSEQGSGEFVSASGILNNLNVNLPEFDDSSLWAEAAKDTSFRIVDDMGAFGSNLDSGKDSNGVPFAWIF
- the LOC142551608 gene encoding putative GTP-binding protein OBGC2; translated protein: MLTWTPQQYSLLNLTDKSLWVSVSAVSLRSFLVCGKSTVQKKYQCAVLKNVLTKTKSPSSPSQETLLKESHKYFDEVIISVRAGDGGHGAILNLPNQKETSKSQRTFRKDKTKKRDSYKRDFDGSLILPVGGHGGDVVIYADENTDTLLEFHKKSQYNAKRGGNVDSMGVLSSQLRNGLDAPTLRVPVPLGTVAKNKRGKLLADLIHPGDEVVVVRGGQGGISLLEAPEHRKKKLMTLTTNIIRDNSDKVLVLGQPGEEVTMHLILRIVADVGLVGLPNAGKSTLLAAITCAKPDIADYPFTTLMPNLGSLNGDPSLGAGQFSSQATLADLPGLIEGAHLGKGLGRNFLRHLRRTSMLVHVVDAAAEDPVRDYRTVKEELRMYNPDYLERPHIVVLNKIDKPEAMERFPYLKEEIKRIGRDKIDLQSGSSFETAASLSSTDEGKLKEIDEYPRPLSVVGVSVLKGIKVNEMLKEIRAGLQKCRESAESEQMSAAPS